A region of Bombilactobacillus folatiphilus DNA encodes the following proteins:
- a CDS encoding MFS transporter has translation MSISQSALSTAYPTLMRYFGLPMSSIQWLTTGFMLVMTVMIPVSPWLLANISFKSLFLSLLAIFDVGTLLIIVAPNFALMMFGRVLEAIAVGVLFPSYQTVLLKITADKERGTMMGLAGLVMGSALAVGPIISGIVLRFFSWQGVFILFLLIITVVLLVAMRTITSPLSLTPIKLDWLSALSSVSFIGLLYVLTQWGKTLVFTPFLGQLLAVSCLGLGVFIWRQLTVQQPMLQLRVMQTFNFDLAILLTGISYISLIVVTIIFPLYYQNILHLSAFWSGLALVPGAVVLSVLNPLTGKLADHFGFKTILFVGMLMISGGWLLLWLLHHQLNLWWLLLLAALIEGGNAFVMMPAVTMGANVLPGKYLAHGTAVITTFRQTLGSFGVTLATLLLALPARGSTSSFRKQNQFHLVFLVFLGISLLGLLAAVVIRDKKRTN, from the coding sequence ATGTCGATTAGTCAATCAGCACTCTCCACGGCGTATCCCACTTTGATGCGTTATTTTGGATTGCCAATGTCGTCCATTCAATGGCTGACAACAGGGTTCATGTTAGTGATGACAGTGATGATTCCGGTCAGTCCGTGGCTATTGGCTAATATTTCGTTCAAATCATTATTCTTAAGTCTGTTGGCGATTTTTGACGTAGGGACTTTGCTCATTATTGTAGCGCCCAACTTTGCTCTAATGATGTTCGGGCGCGTACTGGAAGCTATCGCGGTCGGCGTGTTGTTTCCGTCCTATCAAACAGTGCTGCTCAAAATCACTGCCGATAAAGAACGGGGTACAATGATGGGCTTGGCTGGCCTAGTGATGGGGTCAGCGCTCGCTGTGGGACCAATTATTTCCGGCATTGTCTTGCGTTTTTTCAGTTGGCAGGGAGTGTTCATTCTCTTCTTATTAATCATTACAGTGGTATTGTTGGTGGCAATGCGCACGATTACCAGTCCGCTATCCTTGACGCCGATCAAATTAGATTGGCTTTCAGCTCTATCATCGGTTAGTTTCATTGGTTTGTTGTACGTCTTAACGCAATGGGGGAAAACATTGGTATTCACACCGTTTTTAGGACAACTGTTAGCTGTCAGCTGCTTGGGCTTAGGAGTCTTTATTTGGCGGCAATTAACGGTTCAACAGCCGATGTTACAATTACGGGTGATGCAAACTTTCAATTTCGATTTAGCCATTTTATTAACGGGAATTTCGTATATTTCCCTCATTGTGGTCACGATTATCTTCCCATTGTATTATCAAAATATCTTGCATTTATCGGCTTTTTGGTCCGGCTTAGCGCTTGTGCCGGGGGCAGTGGTCTTGAGTGTCTTGAATCCGTTAACGGGCAAATTGGCAGATCACTTCGGTTTTAAAACGATTTTGTTCGTGGGTATGTTGATGATTAGCGGTGGTTGGTTATTGTTATGGTTATTGCATCATCAACTTAATTTATGGTGGCTCTTGTTGTTGGCGGCATTGATCGAAGGTGGCAACGCATTTGTAATGATGCCCGCGGTGACAATGGGGGCCAATGTATTGCCCGGGAAATATTTAGCCCACGGAACGGCGGTCATCACGACTTTTCGTCAAACTTTGGGCTCGTTTGGCGTCACTTTAGCTACTTTGTTGTTGGCTTTGCCTGCACGTGGTTCAACTTCTAGTTTTCGGAAACAAAATCAGTTTCATCTAGTTTTTCTAGTATTTTTGGGTATTTCCTTGCTCGGATTATTAGCCGCGGTGGTAATTCGAGATAAAAAAAGAACTAATTGA